TCATATCTCCAGGTGTTGTCATGCAAAAGAATGTAAATGCAGTAGTAAGTCCAGAGCTGCAGGAAAAGAAAAAGGTCCTCTTTCTGTGCTATCACAACTCCGCAAGGTCTCAGATGGCCGAAGGTCTTCTAAGATCCATGTACGGTGACAGTTATGAAGTCTACAGTGCCGGTATCGAGGCTACAATTGTTGATCCACGGGCTATTAAGATTATGGAGGAGATTGGTATTGACATCTCCACCCACCGATCCAAAGCCACACAAGAATTTAAGGATACGGTATTTGATATTGCTATCACTGTCTGTGACCGGGCCAGGCAGAACTGCCCCGTCTGCAGCACGTCTCTTGAACTTCCTGATGAGCCGGCAAAAACTGTCGGGCAGCCTCAGGCAAAAGAAGTCATTCACAAAAGCTTCAGGGACCCCGCCGATGCTGTCGGGTCAGAGGAAGAACAGCTTGAGGTTTTCCGGCATGTAAGGGATGAGATAAAAGACTGGCTATCTCTTACTTTTGCTTAGGCATAATTACTGTGTTTCTTGAAGCAATCGAGTATCTATAAATTCTACATCTCTTACTGAATATTTTTCTTTTGTAAGTATGCATATCTTTATATTCTTGCAGGTCTTTGTTTCAAATATATTTGAAATACTTGATAATTGCATTGAAGTATATACTTAGTGATAATTTGTGAAATGGAAATAATGAGGAAAATCCTATGGCAGAAGCATGTGTAACCAAGGAACCCCAGGGACTGAGCTTTTTTGAAAAATATCTTTCTCTCTGGGTGATTCTATGTATCATCGGGGGAATTCTGCTTGGAAGGTTCGCCCCGGATCTGGCACTCTATCTTGACAGTCTTTCAATATACGTGGGTGATGCCCCGGTTGTCTCTATTCCCATAGCCATTGCATTGTTTTTCATGATGTATCCGATCATGGTGAAAATTGATTTTGGTGAGGTGCTCAGGGCCGGGAAGAACATCAAGCCTGTAAGCCTGACCCTTTTCATCAACTGGGCGATAAAACCGTTCACAATGTATGCGATCTCTCTGTTCTTCCTTGGAACGGTCTTCCTTGGCTTTATAGGCCCCGAAGCTACCGACCTTGTTAAGATGCCCCTGGGTCTTGACCTGCCTGTGGGAGCGAGCTACGGTGA
The window above is part of the Methanolobus zinderi genome. Proteins encoded here:
- a CDS encoding arsenate reductase ArsC, which encodes MQKNVNAVVSPELQEKKKVLFLCYHNSARSQMAEGLLRSMYGDSYEVYSAGIEATIVDPRAIKIMEEIGIDISTHRSKATQEFKDTVFDIAITVCDRARQNCPVCSTSLELPDEPAKTVGQPQAKEVIHKSFRDPADAVGSEEEQLEVFRHVRDEIKDWLSLTFA